One window of Cryobacterium arcticum genomic DNA carries:
- a CDS encoding helix-turn-helix transcriptional regulator, with product MPRAATSYRTLASISRITLLWHLQRRGTMTVTDLAEAAGLHPNTAREHLQRLVDDGFITCQPENRDTKGRPRTLYSAAARAIEPGSVRAAKAEAAHRRGELVRKLLPLEAVTSTPRQNQIDALDDHLDQSGFDSDHDPDGTHVHLHDCPYSEMVKLHPEVCAVHYGLIQTLLEQTDGPLEAERMHPLVGPDTCTLDLLVRVLEPARAPVLGPQPIIHGVSRL from the coding sequence ATGCCCCGCGCCGCCACGAGCTACAGAACGCTCGCCTCCATCAGCAGGATCACCCTGCTCTGGCACCTTCAGCGCCGCGGCACCATGACCGTGACCGACCTCGCCGAGGCCGCCGGGCTGCACCCGAACACCGCCAGGGAGCACCTGCAACGACTGGTCGATGACGGCTTCATCACCTGCCAGCCCGAAAACCGCGACACCAAGGGTCGGCCCCGAACGCTGTACAGCGCGGCCGCCCGCGCCATCGAGCCCGGTTCTGTGCGGGCCGCCAAGGCGGAAGCCGCACACCGCCGGGGCGAGCTGGTGCGCAAGCTCCTGCCCCTCGAGGCCGTTACCAGCACGCCTCGTCAGAACCAGATCGACGCGCTCGACGACCATCTCGACCAGAGCGGCTTCGACTCCGACCACGACCCTGACGGCACCCACGTGCATCTCCACGACTGCCCATACAGCGAGATGGTGAAGCTTCACCCCGAGGTCTGTGCGGTGCACTACGGTCTGATCCAGACACTCCTCGAACAGACGGACGGCCCGCTCGAGGCCGAGCGGATGCATCCGTTGGTCGGCCCGGACACCTGCACCCTTGACTTGCTCGTTCGGGTGCTGGAGCCGGCGAGAGCCCCGGTCCTGGGCCCGCAGCCGATTATTCACGGTGTTTCGCGGTTGTAG
- a CDS encoding LLM class flavin-dependent oxidoreductase produces MSTTIPFRLGFLAFVEHGAVGQGPRGPFSQGLNDGLELFELADELGYDTGWVRHRHLQNYLSSPLPFLTAAGARTKNIHLGTAVIPLRFENAARLAEDAATVDLLTNGRLELGLSSGYAGQDSIYSGVYGPIDGDLQSVVDTELTKFFRAVEGETIAIADAEFQIAPEGTPLTVLPHSPTLRDRVYYGSGSRSSAIRTGSRGLRLQLSTLQTESGEGLSFEEAQRDAIRGYREAHAAVTDRPSYAAVSRQVLPITRDRDREDYGWLIARDEERQAAQETTGAVSLGNLRAQFGRVPAGSPEEIVRFLAADVALAESDELIIALPFDHPFEVVKHILTVVATEIAPALGWKPVSRQ; encoded by the coding sequence ATGAGTACGACCATCCCGTTCCGCCTCGGATTCTTGGCCTTCGTTGAACACGGCGCCGTGGGGCAGGGGCCTCGCGGTCCGTTCTCGCAGGGACTCAACGATGGTCTGGAGTTGTTCGAGCTGGCCGACGAACTCGGTTACGACACCGGATGGGTGCGGCACCGGCACCTGCAGAACTACCTGTCGTCCCCGCTCCCGTTCCTCACGGCCGCCGGGGCGCGCACGAAGAATATCCACCTCGGCACCGCCGTGATCCCCTTGCGCTTCGAGAACGCCGCCCGACTCGCCGAGGACGCCGCGACCGTGGACCTGCTCACCAACGGGCGTCTCGAGCTGGGGCTCAGCTCCGGTTACGCCGGGCAGGACTCGATCTATAGCGGGGTTTACGGTCCGATCGACGGTGACCTGCAGAGCGTCGTGGACACCGAATTGACGAAGTTCTTCCGAGCGGTCGAGGGGGAGACCATCGCGATCGCCGACGCGGAGTTCCAGATCGCACCCGAAGGCACACCGCTGACCGTGTTGCCGCACAGCCCCACCCTGCGGGACCGCGTGTATTACGGCTCCGGCAGTAGGTCCAGCGCCATTCGCACCGGCTCGCGCGGACTGCGGTTGCAGCTCTCAACATTGCAGACCGAAAGCGGCGAGGGGCTGAGCTTCGAGGAGGCTCAGCGGGACGCCATCAGGGGTTATCGCGAAGCCCACGCCGCCGTCACGGACCGGCCCTCATACGCCGCGGTCAGCCGCCAGGTGCTGCCGATCACCCGCGACCGGGACCGTGAAGACTACGGCTGGCTCATCGCCAGGGACGAGGAACGCCAAGCCGCTCAGGAGACGACCGGGGCGGTGTCCTTGGGTAACCTTCGCGCACAGTTCGGCCGAGTCCCGGCAGGATCCCCCGAAGAGATCGTGCGGTTCCTGGCGGCGGATGTAGCCCTGGCCGAGTCCGACGAGCTCATCATCGCGTTGCCGTTCGACCATCCGTTCGAGGTGGTCAAGCACATCCTCACGGTGGTCGCCACCGAGATCGCACCCGCCCTCGGCTGGAAGCCCGTGAGTCGCCAGTAA
- a CDS encoding NtaA/DmoA family FMN-dependent monooxygenase (This protein belongs to a clade of FMN-dependent monooxygenases, within a broader family of flavin-dependent oxidoreductases, the luciferase-like monooxygenase (LMM) family, some of whose members use coenzyme F420 rather than FMN.): protein MTTPKRLILNLFEMNTVSHITHGLWRLPDNNRHRFNDIDYWTELATMLEAGGFDAVFLADVIGAYDVFRSGTETALREGLQIPSNDPLLVIPAMAAVTKHLGFGVTFSTSYEPPFAFARRMSTLDHLTKGRVGWNIVTSYLPNAARNFGLDGEIPHDLRYEIADEYLDVLYKLWEGSWDDDAVIRDAENNVYSDPTKVRYINHVGAHFTVAGPHLSEPSRQRTPVLFQATASQAGIDFAGRHAEVVFTGGPTYDKVLTGIQAMRDAVVANGRSADDIKFIVQAGIVVGRTEEEAADKLRAYRDLASVEGRLAHASLPFDPTAHPRETTVREALLAEGKQDAPGAAYLPLDQTVGDFLANIKESWDELFFVSGTPAAVADAIESWLDEVGIDGINLRQYHSFGTAQDFIELVVPELRRRGRLREAYVEGETLRERLFGGPGRLEHPHPATRYRGGANLAATRNPDGA from the coding sequence ATGACCACCCCCAAACGGCTGATCCTCAACCTTTTTGAAATGAACACGGTGAGCCACATCACCCACGGGCTGTGGCGCCTACCCGACAACAACCGGCACCGGTTCAACGACATCGACTACTGGACCGAACTCGCCACGATGCTGGAGGCGGGAGGTTTCGACGCCGTCTTCCTGGCCGATGTGATCGGCGCATACGACGTCTTCCGCAGTGGCACGGAAACGGCACTGCGTGAGGGGCTGCAGATTCCCAGCAACGATCCACTGCTTGTCATCCCCGCCATGGCCGCCGTGACGAAGCACCTCGGCTTCGGAGTGACATTCTCCACCAGCTACGAGCCTCCCTTCGCGTTTGCCCGGCGTATGAGCACCTTGGACCACCTCACCAAGGGCAGGGTCGGCTGGAACATCGTCACCTCCTACCTGCCCAACGCGGCCCGCAACTTCGGGCTGGACGGGGAGATTCCACACGACCTGCGTTACGAGATCGCCGATGAATACCTCGACGTGCTCTACAAGCTGTGGGAAGGTTCCTGGGACGACGACGCGGTCATCCGGGACGCCGAGAACAACGTCTATTCAGATCCCACGAAGGTGCGCTACATCAACCACGTGGGGGCGCACTTCACCGTGGCCGGACCGCACCTGTCCGAGCCCTCACGACAGAGGACTCCGGTGTTGTTCCAGGCCACGGCGTCACAGGCCGGAATCGACTTCGCCGGCAGGCATGCTGAAGTCGTCTTCACGGGAGGTCCCACCTACGACAAGGTGCTTACCGGTATTCAGGCGATGCGGGATGCCGTCGTTGCGAACGGTCGGTCCGCGGACGATATCAAGTTCATAGTGCAGGCCGGCATCGTTGTGGGCCGCACCGAAGAAGAGGCCGCAGATAAACTGCGGGCCTATCGGGATCTGGCGAGTGTAGAAGGCCGGCTCGCCCACGCGAGCCTGCCATTCGACCCCACCGCGCACCCACGAGAAACCACGGTGCGCGAGGCCTTGCTGGCCGAGGGCAAACAGGATGCGCCCGGCGCGGCCTACCTGCCGCTCGATCAGACCGTCGGTGATTTCCTAGCCAACATCAAAGAGTCCTGGGACGAGCTGTTCTTCGTCTCCGGCACCCCGGCGGCAGTGGCGGACGCCATCGAGTCCTGGCTCGACGAGGTCGGCATCGATGGCATCAACCTGCGCCAGTACCATTCCTTCGGAACGGCCCAAGACTTCATCGAACTCGTCGTACCTGAGCTCCGCCGCCGTGGGCGCCTCCGTGAGGCGTACGTTGAGGGGGAGACCCTGCGCGAGCGCCTCTTTGGGGGCCCTGGCCGTCTCGAGCATCCGCATCCCGCCACACGCTACCGCGGTGGTGCGAATCTGGCTGCGACACGCAATCCCGATGGCGCGTGA